Below is a window of Lacibacter sp. H407 DNA.
AATATCTTTATCAAATACCGGCAAAAAAGAGATCCAGATACCTTCGCCCACTTTATACTGTTTGAGAGAAGCTCCTTTTTCTTTTTTTACATTGTCGATATATTTTTTTTGTGGCGGAGGCTGCGTTTTTTTTTCGGTGAAACGTTTGAAATAAGGGAACTCAAGCTGATCGGTATATACCGGAAACTGTACGCCCCCCACATCCACTGTTACCATTTGCTTGTTGATAATATCTACTACCTCGCCTTCTTCGTTGGAATGAACCAATAACACTTTATCGCCGGGCTGAAATTTCATTTTGTTGTTTGTTGCGTTCTCTGACTAAAGTGCAAAAGTAACCCCGGACAACAAATCCTGCGCAAACAATCGTTGAGAGAATTCATTGCCGGGGTTTCACACCACACTGGAACCAATCAGCCCCACTTATGTTTGTGAGGCTTCTCATCAGGATTTTTCCGCATCCATTCATCAATACTCAACTTACCACTACCCTCAACCACAAAAAACACGAGCAGAATAAGAATAAGGACAGAAAACCATAATTCTGAATGTGGCTGAAAAATACCGCCGGATATATTTACAAAAATGATCGCTCCCAATAAAACGGGTATCTGCACTAAACAGGCGAAACGGGTAAGTAAACCAAATGCCACCAACATACCGCCGAGTAAATGAGCAAACACAACATAATGTGCCAGGATGCCTGCAGAGATTGAACCCAAAAATCCACTGTTACTGATAAGATCAGACAATGGTTGCATGTTGTTGATGAACTGCACTCCTTTTAAGGTAAGGATGATCCCTAAAACAATACGGATAAAATCGATCCATTTTGGATGATGGGTGTCGCCCCATTGCTCCATGCGTTGTACAAAATTCATAATGGCAAATTTTAGAGTGAAAGAAGTGTGTAAAAGTTACAACGCTTTTCCCGCTTTTGCAAGTGAAATTGTACACAGGAAGGCAATAGGAATAAAGTGAAGATACATCGATCAGATCGCTGTAAACGTCCCGACCAATGAGAACCTAGCCGATCGTTACTTGAGTTTACGTTTTAAATACTGGCTGTAATCTTCCAACTGAATTTGATAGTCGCTGATGATGAGTGGCGATGTAAATATAAAATCGGCAGTAGCCCGGTCGCAGGCTGTAGGAATATTCCAGGTTACAGCCAACCGCAACAATGCC
It encodes the following:
- a CDS encoding DoxX family protein; its protein translation is MNFVQRMEQWGDTHHPKWIDFIRIVLGIILTLKGVQFINNMQPLSDLISNSGFLGSISAGILAHYVVFAHLLGGMLVAFGLLTRFACLVQIPVLLGAIIFVNISGGIFQPHSELWFSVLILILLVFFVVEGSGKLSIDEWMRKNPDEKPHKHKWG